A single Nocardioides bizhenqiangii DNA region contains:
- the ftsX gene encoding permease-like cell division protein FtsX has product MQLRYVFTELRSGLRRNLSMHIAVILTLFVSLTLAGCGMLLQRQADKTAETLGNELQILVNLCVVDDPSDSPNCSGGAVTDQQLREVERALEASPEVESIEFQSQEEGYERAQDIPELQDFFEGQDPVITLEDWPPQYWVTLADPQEAEGVKSAVTGLDGVAGIKDQREQLEPVFGIIDALKYGSWIGSGLLLLASLLLVANTIRIAAMARRREIGIMRLVGASTLYIALPFLLESLVTAIIGVALTAGALAAFVKFAIMDGLEGAIQFVPWIGWDDYVEALIGTVPVPGIVILGPALTLIPTLLLTRKYIKV; this is encoded by the coding sequence ATGCAGCTCCGCTACGTCTTCACCGAGCTTCGCTCCGGCCTCCGTCGGAACCTCTCGATGCACATCGCCGTGATCCTCACCCTGTTCGTCTCACTCACGCTCGCCGGATGCGGGATGCTCCTGCAACGCCAGGCGGACAAGACGGCGGAGACACTCGGCAACGAGCTCCAGATCCTGGTGAACCTCTGCGTCGTCGACGATCCGTCGGACAGCCCGAACTGCAGTGGCGGCGCCGTGACCGACCAGCAGCTCCGGGAGGTCGAGCGGGCGCTCGAGGCGAGTCCCGAGGTCGAGTCGATCGAGTTCCAGAGCCAGGAGGAGGGCTACGAGAGGGCCCAGGACATCCCGGAGCTGCAGGACTTCTTCGAGGGCCAGGACCCCGTCATCACCCTCGAGGACTGGCCGCCCCAGTACTGGGTGACGCTCGCGGACCCGCAAGAGGCGGAGGGCGTGAAGAGCGCGGTCACCGGCCTCGACGGCGTGGCCGGCATCAAGGACCAGCGCGAGCAGCTGGAGCCGGTGTTCGGGATCATCGATGCCCTCAAGTACGGCTCGTGGATCGGCTCCGGGCTGCTGCTGCTCGCCTCGTTGCTCCTCGTCGCCAACACCATCCGGATCGCGGCGATGGCGCGCCGGCGCGAGATCGGCATCATGCGGCTGGTCGGCGCGTCGACCCTCTACATCGCGCTCCCGTTCCTCCTCGAGTCCCTGGTGACAGCGATCATCGGCGTGGCTCTCACGGCCGGCGCGCTGGCGGCGTTCGTGAAGTTCGCGATCATGGACGGGCTCGAGGGAGCGATCCAGTTCGTGCCGTGGATCGGGTGGGACGACTACGTCGAGGCCCTCATCGGCACCGTGCCCGTCCCCGGCATCGTGATCCTGGGCCCGGCCCTGACCCTGATCCCGACACTCCTGCTGACCCGCAAATACATCAAAGTCTGA
- the smpB gene encoding SsrA-binding protein SmpB, whose protein sequence is MAKQGKGAPKDAGESRKIVASNRKARHDYHVEDVFEAGLVLQGTEVKSLRLGRANLTDGFVDIDGGEAWLHGVHIPEYSQGSWTNHAARRKRKLLLHRTEIEKIERKVSEKGHTVIPLSLYFVKGKAKIEIGLAKGKKSWDKRQSIASREFDREKEQELGRRLKGLSD, encoded by the coding sequence ATGGCCAAGCAGGGGAAGGGCGCTCCGAAGGACGCGGGCGAGTCGCGCAAGATCGTCGCGTCCAACCGGAAGGCGCGCCACGACTACCACGTCGAGGACGTCTTCGAGGCCGGCCTGGTCCTGCAGGGCACCGAGGTGAAGTCGCTGCGGCTCGGCCGGGCCAACCTCACCGACGGGTTCGTCGACATCGACGGCGGCGAGGCCTGGCTGCACGGGGTCCACATCCCCGAGTACTCCCAGGGTTCCTGGACCAACCACGCCGCCCGCCGCAAGCGCAAGCTGCTGCTCCACCGCACCGAGATCGAGAAGATCGAGCGCAAGGTGAGCGAGAAGGGCCACACCGTCATCCCGCTCTCGCTCTACTTCGTCAAGGGCAAGGCGAAGATCGAGATCGGCCTGGCGAAGGGCAAGAAGTCCTGGGACAAGCGGCAGTCGATCGCCTCCCGCGAGTTCGACCGCGAGAAGGAGCAGGAGCTCGGCCGCCGTCTGAAGGGCCTGAGCGACTGA
- a CDS encoding DUF3048 domain-containing protein, translating to MRDARQLIRITALLTALSLGLAACGGDDGEGDSGGDEPKSSASKKADPATWPLTGLPVNGGGSAEQDHPVLVLKLDNTEASAPQLGLSHADLVVEELVEGGITRLAAMYYSDIPGDVGPVRSMRASDIGIVAPVDGAMVTSGGAAQTVERIVDAGIRIFNEGSPGFYRESSRSAPYNLFTDMGKVAKAAEDGKDATPADYLPWGTEGDLPAGKPANTLTADFGSHATNWTFENGSYVNQNSYAADGDEFPADSVLVLRVDVGDAGYTDPAGNPVPETIFEGSGNAFLFHAGKVVEGTWSKDELSSALSLETKDGKLKVPAGRVWIELVPIDAKGGSLTYGK from the coding sequence GTGCGTGACGCGCGCCAGCTCATCCGCATCACCGCCCTCCTGACCGCCCTCAGCCTCGGGCTCGCCGCCTGCGGCGGCGACGACGGCGAGGGGGACAGCGGCGGCGACGAGCCGAAGTCGTCCGCCAGCAAGAAGGCCGACCCCGCCACCTGGCCGCTGACCGGACTCCCGGTCAACGGCGGCGGCTCGGCGGAGCAGGACCACCCCGTCCTCGTCCTCAAGCTGGACAACACCGAGGCGAGCGCGCCCCAGCTGGGGCTCTCGCACGCCGACCTCGTCGTCGAGGAGCTGGTCGAGGGAGGCATCACCCGGCTCGCGGCGATGTACTACTCCGACATCCCCGGCGACGTCGGCCCGGTCCGGTCCATGCGCGCCAGTGACATCGGCATCGTCGCGCCGGTCGACGGCGCGATGGTCACCAGCGGCGGCGCGGCGCAGACGGTCGAGCGGATCGTCGACGCCGGCATCCGGATCTTCAACGAGGGCAGCCCGGGCTTCTACCGCGAGAGCAGCCGGAGCGCGCCGTACAACCTCTTCACCGACATGGGCAAGGTCGCCAAGGCGGCCGAGGACGGCAAGGACGCCACGCCGGCCGACTACCTGCCGTGGGGCACCGAGGGCGACCTCCCCGCCGGCAAGCCTGCCAACACCCTGACGGCCGACTTCGGGTCGCACGCCACCAACTGGACGTTCGAGAACGGCAGCTACGTCAACCAGAACTCGTACGCCGCCGACGGTGACGAGTTCCCCGCGGACAGCGTGCTCGTGCTCCGCGTCGACGTCGGTGACGCCGGCTACACGGATCCAGCGGGCAACCCGGTGCCGGAGACGATCTTCGAGGGCTCGGGCAACGCGTTCCTCTTCCACGCCGGCAAGGTCGTCGAGGGCACCTGGTCGAAGGACGAGCTCAGCTCGGCCCTGTCGCTCGAGACCAAGGACGGCAAGCTGAAGGTGCCCGCCGGCCGGGTGTGGATCGAGCTGGTCCCGATCGATGCCAAGGGCGGCTCACTCACCTACGGGAAGTAG
- a CDS encoding YqgE/AlgH family protein: MNNTVGGLEAGMLLLASPALLDPNFVDAVVLLLDVNDEGALGVVLNRPSALPVSEVLADWGDVVEEPEVLFQGGPVSTDGALAVALASPGGEDAVGFRSVTERLGLLDLDTPTELVTGTVERLRIFAGYAGWGAGQLEEEIAEGSWYVVPGRPEDVFRLDTRDLWRDVMRRQPGDLAFHATRPADPDLN, translated from the coding sequence GTGAACAACACGGTCGGCGGCCTCGAAGCCGGGATGCTGCTCCTGGCCAGCCCGGCCCTGCTCGACCCGAACTTCGTCGACGCCGTCGTGCTGCTGCTCGACGTCAACGACGAAGGTGCCCTCGGCGTGGTGCTCAACCGCCCGAGCGCGCTGCCCGTCTCCGAGGTCCTCGCGGACTGGGGTGACGTCGTCGAGGAGCCGGAGGTGCTCTTCCAGGGCGGCCCGGTGTCGACCGACGGCGCCCTGGCCGTCGCGCTGGCCAGCCCCGGCGGGGAGGACGCCGTCGGCTTCCGGTCGGTCACGGAGCGGTTGGGGCTGCTCGACCTGGACACGCCGACCGAGCTCGTCACCGGCACCGTGGAGCGGCTGCGGATCTTCGCGGGCTATGCCGGCTGGGGCGCCGGACAGCTCGAGGAGGAGATCGCGGAGGGCAGCTGGTACGTCGTACCCGGCCGACCCGAGGACGTCTTCCGGCTCGACACCCGGGATCTGTGGCGCGACGTCATGCGCCGTCAGCCGGGCGACCTGGCGTTCCACGCCACCCGCCCGGCCGACCCTGATTTGAACTGA
- a CDS encoding TetR/AcrR family transcriptional regulator, whose amino-acid sequence MSRTRLSQDERRRQLLGIGLRMLVEKPIQDLSLDAVAAEAGISRGLLFHYFPTKTDYYDAVVGAALRRVLRNVSPDPGVDPATALRHFVERFYAQIERRREFYLALVFGSGAISVGGEGIESHRMTVARRVVDAMGLDPTATPVVHGWTAYVEDRALLWSGAPAAERAPLEDEVGHCCRALGTLLVA is encoded by the coding sequence GTGTCCCGCACTCGGCTCAGCCAGGACGAGCGGCGTCGCCAGCTGCTCGGGATCGGCCTGCGGATGCTGGTCGAGAAGCCGATCCAGGACCTCTCCCTGGACGCCGTCGCGGCCGAGGCGGGGATCTCCCGCGGACTGCTCTTCCACTACTTCCCGACCAAGACCGACTACTACGACGCGGTGGTCGGTGCGGCTCTGCGGCGCGTGCTGCGCAACGTCTCCCCGGACCCGGGCGTCGACCCCGCGACCGCGTTGCGGCACTTCGTGGAGCGCTTCTACGCGCAGATCGAGCGCCGCCGTGAGTTCTACCTGGCACTGGTCTTCGGCAGCGGCGCGATCTCGGTCGGGGGAGAGGGCATCGAGTCGCACCGGATGACCGTCGCCCGGCGCGTCGTCGACGCGATGGGTCTGGACCCCACTGCTACTCCGGTCGTGCACGGCTGGACGGCGTACGTCGAGGACCGCGCGCTGCTGTGGTCCGGCGCCCCTGCGGCCGAGCGGGCACCGCTCGAGGACGAGGTCGGGCACTGCTGCCGGGCGCTCGGCACGCTGCTGGTCGCGTAG
- the ftsE gene encoding cell division ATP-binding protein FtsE: MIRFEKVTKNYPGPGKPALDQVTVDIDKGEFVYLVGQSGSGKSTALRLVLRELRPTTGRVYVAGKEINRMAGWKVPRLRRQVGTVFQDFRLLPNKTVAENVAFALQVIGKSRREINRVVPETLEVVGLKDKAGRMPDELSGGEQQRVAIARAFVNRPMIIIADEPTGNLDPQTSVGIMGLLEDINERGTTVVMATHDHGIVDQFRKRVVELEQGKVVRDEAAGSYGFQH, encoded by the coding sequence GTGATTCGCTTCGAGAAGGTCACCAAGAACTACCCCGGTCCCGGCAAGCCGGCGCTCGACCAGGTGACGGTCGACATCGACAAGGGCGAGTTCGTCTACCTCGTCGGACAGTCCGGTTCGGGGAAGTCGACCGCCCTCCGGCTCGTGCTCCGTGAGCTCCGCCCGACCACCGGTCGGGTGTACGTCGCCGGCAAGGAGATCAACCGGATGGCCGGGTGGAAGGTGCCCCGGTTGCGCCGCCAGGTCGGCACCGTGTTCCAGGACTTCCGGCTGCTCCCCAACAAGACCGTCGCGGAGAACGTCGCGTTCGCCCTCCAGGTGATCGGCAAGTCGCGCCGCGAGATCAACCGGGTGGTGCCGGAGACGCTCGAGGTCGTCGGTCTCAAGGACAAGGCAGGTCGGATGCCCGACGAGCTGTCCGGCGGCGAGCAGCAGCGGGTCGCGATCGCCCGCGCCTTCGTCAACCGGCCGATGATCATCATCGCCGACGAGCCGACCGGCAACCTCGACCCGCAGACGTCGGTCGGGATCATGGGCCTGCTCGAGGACATCAACGAGCGCGGCACGACCGTGGTGATGGCGACCCACGACCACGGCATCGTCGATCAGTTCCGCAAGCGCGTGGTCGAGCTCGAGCAGGGCAAGGTCGTGCGCGACGAGGCGGCCGGGAGCTACGGCTTCCAGCACTAG
- a CDS encoding HIT family protein, translating to MAGCVFCEIVAGDTPADVVMDEPELMAFLDRRPVFKGHVLLVPRVHVVTLPDLPTGLRDGFLAALQRLATAMVDGLGAQGSFVAMNNVVSQSVPHLHCHVVPRTKGDGLRGFFWPRTKYAADEAASYADRLRRTLAAG from the coding sequence ATGGCCGGGTGTGTCTTCTGCGAGATCGTCGCGGGGGACACCCCGGCCGACGTCGTGATGGACGAGCCGGAGCTGATGGCGTTCCTCGACCGGCGTCCGGTGTTCAAGGGCCACGTGCTGCTCGTGCCTCGGGTGCACGTGGTGACGCTGCCGGATCTGCCGACCGGCCTCCGCGACGGCTTCCTGGCCGCCCTCCAGCGGCTGGCGACGGCCATGGTCGACGGGCTCGGTGCGCAGGGCAGCTTCGTTGCGATGAACAATGTGGTCAGCCAGTCCGTGCCGCACCTGCACTGCCACGTCGTACCCCGGACCAAGGGCGACGGTCTCCGAGGCTTCTTCTGGCCGCGCACCAAGTACGCCGCCGACGAGGCCGCGTCGTACGCCGACCGGCTCCGCCGGACCCTCGCGGCCGGGTGA
- a CDS encoding TetR/AcrR family transcriptional regulator, producing MTKASVSRLVPKVPKVPNVPGATRRAAYSASTKRALIDVAEVLFTEHGYAAASLDAIVAGARVTKGALYHHFSGKQALFEAVFERVENDAAKRIQKALKGQKDPWVKALEGLRAFLEVVQEPGYRRIVIQEGPAVLGYERFREQEERSTFANVLDIVRSVLEAGKWDLDEPMLQTYARIFFGAMSSAGESVATAADPEEAAERVEGAIAFLLAGVQMMVEAGVDMPTTLTPAPGSIAGD from the coding sequence GTGACCAAGGCTTCAGTCTCGAGACTGGTCCCCAAGGTGCCGAAGGTGCCGAACGTCCCGGGGGCCACGCGCAGGGCGGCGTACTCCGCCTCGACCAAGCGCGCGCTGATCGACGTGGCTGAGGTGCTTTTCACCGAGCACGGCTATGCCGCCGCCTCGCTCGACGCCATCGTCGCCGGAGCCCGGGTGACGAAGGGTGCCCTCTACCACCACTTCTCGGGCAAGCAAGCGCTCTTCGAGGCGGTCTTCGAACGGGTCGAGAACGACGCCGCGAAGCGGATCCAGAAGGCGTTGAAGGGTCAGAAGGACCCGTGGGTGAAGGCGCTGGAGGGACTCCGCGCCTTCCTCGAGGTGGTGCAGGAGCCCGGCTACCGGCGGATCGTCATCCAGGAAGGTCCCGCCGTGCTCGGCTACGAGCGGTTCCGCGAGCAGGAGGAGCGCTCGACCTTCGCCAACGTGCTCGACATCGTCCGTTCGGTGCTCGAGGCCGGGAAGTGGGATCTCGACGAGCCGATGCTGCAGACCTACGCCCGGATCTTCTTCGGCGCGATGTCGTCGGCCGGCGAGTCCGTCGCCACCGCCGCCGACCCCGAGGAGGCCGCCGAGCGCGTGGAGGGCGCGATCGCCTTCCTGCTCGCCGGCGTGCAGATGATGGTCGAGGCAGGCGTCGACATGCCCACCACCCTCACGCCGGCCCCCGGCTCCATCGCCGGGGACTGA
- a CDS encoding glycerophosphodiester phosphodiesterase, with product MTSRFHPLPKRALLVASALTALALAPVVSTADAAPVDKLGARSAPTARTVAQYDEPLVFAHRGASGYRPEHTLAAYQLAVEQGADYIEPDLVSTKDGVLVARHENEISGTTDVADHPEFADRKTTKTIDGNQVTGWFTEDFTLAELKTLRAKERLPQVRPGNTTYDGLYEVPTLKQVLRLVDRLEDRTGRTIGVAPELKHSTYFDSIGLSMEVPLVETLEDFGLDEDDSAVAIQSFEVTNLKELNRMTDAPLVQLLDAAGGPFDLKPQGVTYASMLTKKGIKRIATYADWLSPNKNWVLPRDAATGATGEPSNVVALAHKAGLPVVIWTLRAENQFMATNFRIGTDPNAYGDLAAEITAFLDAGVDALFTDHPDLGVAARDVWVG from the coding sequence ATGACATCTCGGTTCCACCCCCTGCCCAAGCGCGCCCTCCTGGTCGCCTCCGCCCTCACCGCTCTCGCGCTCGCTCCGGTCGTGAGCACCGCTGACGCGGCTCCCGTCGACAAGCTCGGGGCGCGGTCCGCTCCCACGGCCCGTACGGTCGCCCAGTACGACGAGCCGCTGGTCTTCGCCCACCGCGGCGCATCCGGGTACCGGCCCGAGCACACCCTCGCTGCCTACCAGTTGGCCGTCGAGCAGGGCGCGGACTACATCGAGCCCGACCTGGTCTCGACCAAGGACGGCGTGCTCGTCGCGCGCCACGAGAACGAGATCAGCGGCACCACCGACGTCGCCGACCACCCCGAGTTCGCCGACCGCAAGACGACCAAGACCATCGACGGCAACCAGGTCACCGGTTGGTTCACAGAGGACTTCACGCTGGCCGAGCTCAAGACCCTCCGCGCCAAGGAGCGGCTGCCGCAGGTCCGGCCGGGCAACACGACGTACGACGGCCTCTACGAGGTCCCGACCCTGAAGCAGGTGCTCCGCCTCGTCGACCGTCTCGAGGACCGCACCGGCCGCACCATCGGCGTCGCGCCCGAGCTCAAGCACTCGACCTACTTCGACTCCATCGGGCTCTCGATGGAGGTGCCGCTGGTCGAGACCCTCGAGGACTTCGGGCTCGACGAGGACGACTCGGCTGTCGCGATCCAGTCCTTCGAGGTCACCAACCTCAAGGAGCTCAACCGCATGACCGACGCGCCCCTGGTGCAGCTGCTGGACGCGGCCGGGGGTCCGTTCGACCTCAAGCCGCAGGGCGTCACCTACGCGAGCATGCTGACGAAGAAGGGCATCAAGCGGATCGCGACGTACGCCGACTGGCTCTCGCCCAACAAGAACTGGGTCCTGCCGCGCGACGCTGCCACCGGCGCGACCGGCGAGCCGAGCAACGTCGTCGCTCTGGCACACAAGGCCGGCCTGCCGGTCGTGATCTGGACGCTCCGCGCGGAGAACCAGTTCATGGCGACGAACTTCCGCATCGGCACGGACCCGAACGCGTACGGCGACCTGGCCGCCGAGATCACGGCGTTCCTCGATGCCGGGGTGGACGCGTTGTTCACCGACCACCCCGACCTCGGGGTCGCAGCGCGCGACGTCTGGGTGGGGTGA
- a CDS encoding SDR family NAD(P)-dependent oxidoreductase has product MGRFDGRVAVITGAARGIGFGTATRFAEEGASVAIVDLDGGAASEAAAKLSVADGAKAIGVGADVSDAASVDAAIERVVSELGGIHILVNNAGITRDNLLFKMTEDDWDLVMGVHLKGAFLMSKAAQKHFVEQKYGKIVNISSISALGNRGQANYSAAKMGVQGLTRTLGIELGPFGINTNAVAPGFIATEMTDATAARLKLDVDEFRRLNAEANPVRRVGFPEDIAAAVCFLASDEASYITGQTLYVDGGISLGT; this is encoded by the coding sequence ATGGGTCGTTTCGACGGGCGGGTCGCCGTCATCACCGGAGCAGCGCGGGGGATCGGGTTCGGCACTGCCACCCGGTTCGCCGAAGAAGGCGCTTCGGTCGCGATCGTCGACCTGGACGGAGGCGCAGCGAGCGAGGCGGCCGCCAAGCTGTCCGTGGCCGACGGCGCCAAGGCGATCGGCGTCGGCGCCGACGTCTCCGACGCTGCCTCGGTCGACGCCGCGATCGAGCGGGTCGTCTCCGAGCTGGGTGGGATCCACATCCTCGTGAACAACGCCGGCATCACCCGCGACAACCTGCTCTTCAAGATGACAGAGGACGACTGGGACCTGGTCATGGGCGTGCACCTCAAGGGCGCGTTCCTGATGTCCAAGGCCGCTCAGAAGCACTTCGTCGAGCAGAAGTACGGCAAGATCGTGAACATCTCGAGCATCTCCGCGCTCGGCAACCGCGGGCAGGCCAACTACTCGGCCGCCAAGATGGGCGTGCAGGGCCTCACCCGCACGCTCGGCATCGAGCTCGGCCCGTTCGGCATCAACACCAACGCGGTCGCACCGGGCTTCATCGCGACGGAGATGACCGACGCGACCGCCGCCCGGCTCAAGCTCGACGTCGACGAATTCCGCCGGCTCAACGCGGAGGCCAACCCGGTCCGCCGCGTCGGCTTCCCGGAGGACATCGCCGCTGCCGTGTGCTTTCTCGCCAGCGACGAGGCGTCGTACATCACCGGTCAGACGCTGTACGTCGACGGCGGCATCAGCCTCGGCACCTGA
- a CDS encoding DUF3039 domain-containing protein, which produces MGFSTETDVREDRRTVPTDEGDHERFSHYVEKDKLTEAMVMGTPVRALCGKVWVPSRAPEKFPVCPECKDIWEGLKDGPSDPGSDE; this is translated from the coding sequence ATCGGCTTCTCGACAGAAACGGACGTCCGCGAGGACCGCCGTACCGTCCCGACCGACGAGGGTGACCACGAGCGCTTCTCGCACTACGTCGAGAAGGACAAGCTCACCGAGGCGATGGTGATGGGCACGCCGGTGCGTGCCCTCTGCGGCAAGGTCTGGGTGCCGAGCCGGGCCCCGGAGAAGTTCCCGGTCTGCCCGGAGTGCAAGGACATCTGGGAAGGCCTCAAGGACGGCCCGTCCGACCCAGGCTCCGACGAGTGA
- a CDS encoding SDR family oxidoreductase produces MRVAIVGGHGQIARHLHPLLVAAGDRPVALVRSESHRAELEAASAEVRLLDIEREDADAFGRAFDGCEAVVFAAGGGPDGNKERKRTVDLEGSLKSIEGAGLAGIRRFVQVSAIDVDRPVADDTSDVWRAYVEAKRDADAALRSSDLDWTIIRPGRLTDEAPTGLVALGPEVSRASIPRADVAAVLAAVLDRSATIGHQWNLVSGETPVAEAINRAASR; encoded by the coding sequence ATGCGAGTCGCGATCGTCGGAGGCCACGGCCAGATAGCCCGTCACCTGCATCCACTTCTCGTGGCGGCGGGTGACCGACCAGTGGCGCTGGTGCGCAGCGAGAGCCACCGCGCCGAGCTCGAGGCCGCGAGCGCCGAAGTCCGGCTGCTCGACATCGAGCGGGAGGACGCCGACGCGTTCGGCCGTGCGTTCGACGGGTGCGAGGCGGTGGTGTTCGCCGCTGGTGGTGGCCCGGACGGCAACAAGGAGCGCAAGCGGACGGTCGATCTCGAAGGGTCGCTGAAGTCCATCGAGGGCGCGGGCCTGGCCGGGATCCGGCGGTTCGTGCAGGTCTCGGCGATCGACGTCGACCGCCCGGTCGCGGACGACACCAGTGACGTGTGGCGCGCGTACGTCGAGGCCAAGCGCGACGCCGATGCCGCGCTGCGGTCATCCGACCTCGACTGGACGATCATCCGGCCGGGCCGGCTCACCGACGAGGCGCCGACCGGCCTGGTGGCCCTCGGGCCCGAGGTCTCGCGGGCATCCATCCCGCGCGCGGACGTCGCGGCGGTCCTGGCCGCCGTGCTCGACCGCTCGGCGACGATCGGCCACCAGTGGAACCTCGTGTCCGGAGAGACCCCGGTCGCCGAGGCGATCAACCGGGCTGCCAGTCGCTAG
- a CDS encoding peptidoglycan DD-metalloendopeptidase family protein, with protein sequence MGAVAIGSFAVPQAFADDEDDLREQREQVQDQIHQANDDLQEASRAVSRSTRRLERATTRLGDARVRLQRVRRDLWDARAERERLARALVRAEARLDRVAASLRAARADVADQRDLLRTTVLGMETQDDAELAVLDAITSSGSIEELLTARTAGTMILGREDQALTAYEAAEAALADWKDEVRDARDSVAEQKEAARQNLLSIRGLFGDARDTRAEIARLVDRSREARRAAIKARQRDRAAIQRLKSREARIKREILRLAAQAAQQNDAPTYSGSTDGLLQTPVSGPVTSPFGWRTHPIYGYWGLHDGTDFGAGCGAQLWAGESGTVINTYYDEVYGNRLYLSVGTVNGANLTLVYNHLSSYQVSEGAHVGRGDVVGYVGSTGWSTGCHLHFTVLRNGEPVDPMNYL encoded by the coding sequence GTGGGCGCCGTCGCGATCGGCAGCTTCGCGGTCCCCCAGGCGTTCGCCGACGACGAGGACGACCTGCGCGAGCAGAGGGAGCAGGTCCAGGACCAGATCCACCAGGCGAACGACGACCTCCAGGAGGCCAGCCGCGCCGTCTCGCGCTCCACGCGCCGCCTCGAGCGGGCGACGACCCGGCTGGGCGATGCCCGGGTCCGGTTGCAGCGCGTCCGGAGGGACCTCTGGGACGCCCGGGCCGAGCGGGAGCGCCTGGCCCGCGCGCTGGTGCGCGCCGAGGCCAGGCTCGACCGGGTCGCCGCCTCGCTGCGCGCGGCCCGCGCCGACGTCGCCGACCAGCGGGACCTGCTGCGCACCACGGTGCTCGGGATGGAGACCCAGGACGACGCCGAGCTGGCCGTCCTCGACGCGATCACGTCGTCGGGCTCGATCGAGGAGCTCCTCACCGCCCGCACCGCCGGCACGATGATCCTGGGCCGCGAGGACCAGGCGCTCACCGCCTACGAGGCGGCCGAGGCGGCGCTCGCGGACTGGAAGGACGAGGTCCGCGACGCCCGCGACTCCGTCGCGGAGCAGAAGGAAGCGGCCCGGCAGAACCTGCTCAGCATCCGCGGCCTCTTCGGCGACGCGCGCGACACCCGCGCCGAGATCGCCCGGCTGGTCGACCGGTCGCGGGAGGCCCGGCGCGCGGCAATCAAGGCCCGGCAGCGGGACCGGGCGGCGATCCAGCGACTGAAGAGCCGTGAGGCGCGGATCAAGCGCGAGATCCTCCGCCTTGCCGCGCAGGCCGCCCAGCAGAACGACGCGCCGACGTACAGCGGCTCCACCGACGGCCTCCTGCAGACACCTGTCAGCGGGCCGGTGACCTCACCGTTCGGTTGGCGGACGCACCCGATCTACGGCTACTGGGGCCTCCACGACGGCACCGACTTCGGCGCCGGGTGCGGCGCCCAGCTGTGGGCGGGGGAGTCCGGCACCGTCATCAACACCTACTACGACGAGGTCTACGGCAACCGGCTCTACCTCTCTGTCGGCACGGTCAACGGTGCCAACCTGACGCTGGTCTACAACCACCTGTCCAGCTACCAGGTCTCCGAGGGCGCACACGTCGGCCGCGGCGACGTCGTCGGGTACGTCGGCTCCACCGGCTGGTCCACCGGCTGCCACCTGCACTTCACGGTGCTGCGCAACGGCGAGCCGGTCGACCCCATGAACTACCTGTAG